A genomic stretch from Sulfurimonas sediminis includes:
- a CDS encoding HD domain-containing phosphohydrolase → MKNNFLNTIMDKEYLLQTFDKEVIFSATDLHGKIVYASEAFCKISKYSKEELLGKNHNILRHSDMPKELFADMWSTLKSGKEWYGEIKNRAKDGSAYWVNAHIAPYTDERDEVVGYHALRENITDKKALQELQKNMENMNEYLQEEVHRRIKDIVALNKEIRETQKEIIFTMGTIGESRSKETGNHVRRVAEYSRLLAEYSGMDKFHAQMLKEASPMHDIGKVGISDAILNKPGRHTAQESEIMKTHTTLGYEMLRHSDKELLQIAATVAYEHHEKYDGSGYPRGLAGEDISLYARITAVADVFDALGSERVYKKAWKDEDIVAMFEEEKGRHFDPLLVDIFLNNIEDFKKIRDRYCDVACS, encoded by the coding sequence GTGAAAAATAATTTTTTAAATACCATAATGGACAAAGAATATTTGCTTCAGACATTTGACAAAGAGGTGATTTTTTCTGCAACTGATTTGCATGGAAAGATTGTTTATGCCAGTGAAGCATTTTGCAAAATAAGTAAATATTCCAAAGAAGAACTTTTAGGAAAAAACCATAATATTTTAAGACATTCTGATATGCCTAAAGAGCTGTTTGCAGATATGTGGAGTACTTTGAAATCGGGAAAAGAGTGGTATGGCGAGATTAAAAACAGAGCCAAAGACGGGAGTGCCTACTGGGTTAATGCACATATTGCACCCTATACGGATGAGAGGGATGAAGTGGTCGGTTACCATGCACTGAGAGAAAATATTACAGATAAAAAAGCTTTGCAAGAGTTACAGAAAAATATGGAAAATATGAATGAGTATCTTCAAGAAGAGGTACACAGAAGAATTAAAGATATAGTAGCTTTAAACAAAGAGATTCGTGAAACGCAAAAAGAAATCATATTTACAATGGGAACAATCGGTGAGAGCCGTTCCAAAGAGACAGGAAACCATGTTAGGCGGGTGGCGGAATATTCCCGCTTGTTGGCGGAGTACAGTGGTATGGATAAATTTCATGCACAAATGTTAAAAGAAGCAAGTCCAATGCATGATATCGGAAAAGTAGGTATATCTGATGCCATACTCAATAAACCAGGAAGACATACCGCTCAAGAGAGTGAAATTATGAAAACACATACGACTTTGGGGTACGAAATGCTCAGACACAGTGATAAAGAACTTTTACAAATTGCAGCCACTGTCGCTTATGAGCATCATGAAAAATATGATGGTTCAGGATATCCAAGAGGTTTGGCGGGAGAAGATATAAGCCTATATGCAAGAATTACTGCTGTGGCAGATGTTTTTGATGCACTTGGGAGCGAAAGAGTCTATAAAAAAGCCTGGAAGGATGAAGATATTGTTGCAATGTTTGAAGAAGAAAAAGGAAGACACTTCGACCCTCTGCTTGTTGATATATTTTTAAATAATATTGAGGATTTTAAAAAAATAAGAGACCGGTATTGTGATGTTGCCTGCTCTTAG
- a CDS encoding YraN family protein, translating into MSRAKGNIAEDKAVSVLTQNGYQIIERNFYSRFGEIDIIATKDDVLHFVEVKSGEDYELAIQNITPTKLSRLIKTAHVYMKKNALDPDYMFDALIVTPKNIEILENITI; encoded by the coding sequence ATGAGCAGAGCAAAAGGAAACATAGCAGAAGATAAAGCTGTTTCTGTCCTAACCCAAAACGGCTATCAAATAATAGAACGGAACTTTTATTCCCGCTTTGGCGAGATTGATATTATTGCCACGAAAGATGATGTTTTGCATTTTGTAGAAGTAAAAAGCGGCGAAGATTATGAACTCGCCATCCAAAATATAACACCGACAAAACTCTCCCGCCTTATAAAAACCGCCCATGTATATATGAAAAAAAATGCTTTGGATCCTGATTATATGTTTGATGCACTGATTGTGACTCCGAAAAATATAGAAATATTGGAAAATATTACAATTTAA
- a CDS encoding SDR family NAD(P)-dependent oxidoreductase: MKILITGASSGLGAEFARQYAASDVELFLLARREERLQKLQKELLSTCKAVNIFAVDVTDFSLLQEKIEEIGVVDLVILNAGISLGHAQNIPTIAAFENLYKVNVLANHAILEVLLPKLQAKKSGHIVFISSLSSLFTLPSAKVYASSKRALNAYAEGIRYKYTQDGLHVSILLPGFIKSELTDKNDFTMPLLLETKEGVRRMKKAIDKRKKFYAFPFRFYLIIQLMNLLPSALRQRIVNYLH; the protein is encoded by the coding sequence GTGAAAATTCTCATTACGGGTGCGAGTTCCGGTCTTGGAGCAGAGTTCGCCCGTCAATATGCTGCTTCAGATGTAGAGCTTTTTTTGCTAGCTCGCAGAGAAGAGCGTTTGCAAAAACTGCAAAAGGAACTTCTCTCTACATGTAAAGCTGTTAACATTTTTGCTGTGGATGTGACTGATTTTTCTTTACTGCAAGAAAAAATAGAAGAAATCGGTGTTGTCGATTTGGTAATTTTAAATGCCGGTATCTCTCTTGGTCATGCACAAAACATACCAACAATAGCAGCATTTGAAAATCTTTACAAGGTGAATGTTCTTGCAAATCATGCAATTTTGGAAGTTTTGTTACCGAAACTGCAGGCGAAAAAAAGTGGGCACATTGTATTTATCTCCTCACTCTCTTCGCTTTTTACACTCCCGAGTGCCAAAGTATATGCCTCATCAAAGCGTGCACTCAATGCCTATGCAGAGGGAATTCGATACAAGTATACGCAAGACGGTTTACATGTAAGTATACTTTTACCGGGATTTATAAAGAGTGAACTGACAGATAAAAATGATTTTACTATGCCGCTTTTGTTGGAAACGAAAGAGGGAGTAAGACGGATGAAAAAAGCAATAGACAAAAGAAAGAAGTTTTATGCTTTTCCTTTTAGATTTTATTTAATCATTCAGCTTATGAATTTACTTCCATCAGCCTTAAGGCAAAGAATTGTAAACTACCTTCATTGA
- a CDS encoding DUF523 domain-containing protein, whose translation MSFVKKKVVVSACILGEQCRYDGKTKKISAVAEGLKGYEIIPFCPEAPLFGTPRERINVMLREGENRIVTDETNKDVTKLLEDEINTFIAAHPQVDRIILKSKSPSCGYGTTPILDEKKDPIALGNGIAAELMQAHYKDIKIEDECSFMKHNPNGSD comes from the coding sequence TTGTCATTTGTTAAAAAAAAGGTAGTTGTTTCGGCATGTATTTTGGGTGAGCAATGCCGTTATGATGGGAAAACAAAAAAGATAAGTGCGGTTGCAGAAGGGTTAAAAGGGTATGAAATAATTCCATTTTGTCCTGAAGCACCGCTTTTTGGAACACCCAGAGAACGCATTAATGTTATGCTGAGAGAAGGTGAAAACAGAATTGTTACTGATGAAACAAACAAGGATGTGACAAAACTGTTAGAAGATGAAATCAATACTTTTATAGCAGCTCACCCGCAAGTTGACCGCATTATTCTTAAATCTAAATCACCAAGCTGCGGCTATGGCACAACGCCGATTCTGGATGAAAAAAAAGATCCTATAGCTCTTGGCAACGGCATTGCCGCCGAGCTTATGCAGGCACACTATAAGGATATTAAAATAGAAGACGAGTGTTCATTTATGAAACATAATCCAAACGGGTCAGATTGA
- a CDS encoding aldehyde dehydrogenase family protein: MKEAKIFFGSTEVGKAEVSQRKSPYNGEVVSTAPVCSEEDAKKALKIAKEAAVFAKKSTLAQRCAWLLDVAKKLQENKEDLAKTITDEVGKPITFSRIEVERCIETITLSAETMRTMHGETINTDAMPSGKKTLSFFRREPAGVVVAITPFNFPLNLVAHKLGPALVAGNAVVLKPTPEAPLTAYKFAKLFIESDYAVPDALSVVYGDAEVGNALITSDIPRVISFTGSVPVGNIITKNAGIKKIGLELGGNAATFIEKSADLAYAATKCAMGAFVNSGQVCISLQRIYVQEDIYDEFAELMAKATKKLKVGSPYDEETFMGPLIDDESCQRAMAWVDAAIKEGAIPLLVPRLEGRTFYPCVMANVRDDMAIICEEVFAPIVSLVKVADFDDAVERMNGSPYGLQFSIFTNDLNLTNRAIDELDAGGIVINDMPTLRFDIQPYGGVKLSGVGREGPRFAIEEMTELKSIVIC; encoded by the coding sequence ATGAAAGAAGCAAAAATATTTTTCGGTTCTACAGAAGTTGGTAAAGCTGAAGTGAGCCAAAGAAAGTCCCCTTATAACGGAGAAGTAGTCTCAACTGCACCTGTATGCAGTGAAGAAGATGCAAAAAAAGCCTTAAAAATTGCAAAGGAGGCTGCGGTATTTGCTAAAAAGAGTACATTGGCACAGCGTTGTGCATGGCTCCTTGATGTTGCAAAAAAGCTTCAAGAAAATAAAGAAGATTTGGCAAAAACCATTACAGACGAAGTGGGCAAACCTATAACTTTTTCACGCATAGAGGTTGAACGCTGTATTGAGACTATAACCCTCTCAGCGGAAACAATGCGGACTATGCATGGGGAGACAATTAACACTGATGCAATGCCAAGCGGAAAAAAAACACTTAGCTTTTTTCGACGCGAACCAGCAGGTGTTGTAGTGGCTATTACACCTTTTAACTTTCCTTTAAACCTCGTGGCGCACAAGCTCGGACCAGCACTTGTAGCGGGAAATGCTGTAGTGCTTAAACCGACACCCGAAGCACCGTTGACTGCATATAAATTTGCAAAGCTTTTTATTGAGAGTGATTATGCCGTACCTGATGCTTTGAGTGTAGTATATGGTGATGCTGAAGTGGGGAATGCTTTGATTACAAGTGATATTCCGCGTGTGATCAGTTTTACGGGGAGTGTTCCTGTTGGTAACATTATTACAAAAAATGCCGGGATTAAAAAAATAGGGCTTGAACTCGGAGGCAATGCAGCGACATTCATAGAAAAATCGGCTGACCTGGCCTATGCAGCCACAAAATGTGCCATGGGTGCTTTTGTCAATTCCGGTCAGGTGTGTATATCTTTGCAAAGAATTTATGTGCAAGAAGATATTTATGATGAGTTTGCAGAGTTGATGGCAAAAGCAACAAAGAAATTAAAAGTAGGCAGTCCTTATGATGAAGAAACATTTATGGGCCCGCTTATAGATGATGAATCATGCCAACGCGCGATGGCGTGGGTGGATGCGGCTATAAAAGAGGGAGCCATTCCATTGTTGGTTCCGCGTTTGGAGGGGAGAACTTTTTACCCCTGTGTGATGGCAAATGTCAGAGATGATATGGCAATTATCTGTGAAGAGGTTTTTGCACCGATAGTTTCACTGGTGAAGGTGGCTGATTTTGACGATGCGGTTGAGAGAATGAATGGTTCGCCTTATGGCTTGCAGTTTTCAATATTTACAAATGATTTAAATCTTACAAACCGTGCGATAGATGAGCTTGATGCTGGTGGAATTGTCATAAATGATATGCCGACACTTCGTTTTGATATACAGCCTTATGGTGGAGTGAAACTTAGTGGTGTAGGGCGTGAAGGTCCGCGTTTTGCCATAGAAGAGATGACGGAGTTAAAGTCCATTGTCATTTGTTAA
- a CDS encoding ribonuclease Z — MKLTFLGTSAGKPTKERNVTALALEFDQDSKWYLFDCGEATQHQILRTSLSVGKLCTIFITHLHGDHYYGLPGLLSSKTLDKAFSPLTVYGPKGIKRFLECVTDTSQEHLGYQLEIIEIEADTTLHFDKFSLKVLPLVHSVESFAYCIHEHDITNKLDEQKLRLEGLEPSALYGELKRGNNIVHKGKEFLSSKYMLAPIPGRTLIIAGDNSEPDILGTHLDNLDLLVHESTYTQEVYDALPTKFLHTTAKKLGKAAQKHHVKNLIATHISARYTQGSTYNAQTVCDEIQSFYKGECFVASDFDVFYLSRDKKLEKS, encoded by the coding sequence TTGAAACTTACTTTTTTAGGAACAAGTGCCGGGAAACCGACAAAAGAGAGAAATGTTACAGCACTTGCACTCGAATTTGACCAGGACAGTAAATGGTATCTTTTTGACTGCGGGGAAGCTACCCAGCATCAGATACTCAGAACTTCTCTCAGTGTCGGCAAACTCTGCACAATCTTTATCACCCATCTTCACGGCGACCACTACTACGGACTGCCGGGACTGCTCTCTTCAAAAACACTCGACAAAGCCTTCTCCCCTCTTACAGTTTACGGACCAAAAGGGATAAAACGCTTTTTGGAATGTGTTACAGATACCTCACAAGAGCATCTGGGTTATCAACTCGAAATCATTGAAATAGAAGCAGACACTACACTGCACTTTGACAAATTTTCACTCAAAGTTCTCCCGCTTGTACATTCTGTAGAGAGTTTTGCCTATTGTATACACGAACATGACATAACAAATAAACTTGATGAGCAAAAACTACGACTAGAAGGGCTTGAACCCTCAGCGCTCTATGGAGAACTCAAACGCGGAAACAACATTGTCCACAAAGGAAAAGAGTTTCTCTCAAGTAAATATATGCTTGCGCCAATACCCGGAAGAACCCTCATAATAGCCGGAGACAACAGTGAGCCTGATATTTTGGGAACACATCTTGACAACCTTGACCTGCTGGTACATGAGAGCACCTACACACAGGAAGTGTATGATGCCCTGCCGACAAAGTTTCTGCACACTACGGCAAAAAAACTGGGAAAAGCGGCACAAAAACATCATGTCAAAAACCTTATAGCAACCCATATCAGTGCAAGATACACACAGGGCAGCACTTACAATGCACAGACGGTATGTGACGAGATACAAAGCTTTTACAAAGGAGAATGTTTTGTTGCCAGTGATTTTGATGTTTTTTATCTCAGCAGAGATAAAAAACTTGAAAAGTCATAA
- a CDS encoding thioredoxin family protein has translation MKTFITTLFLASSLFGFVTDKWLHDYDKALSLAQKEQKNIYLFVGADKCHFCKRFKETTLSQKKVINKLRQNYILLYLSRDRHFIPKKFQRFGVPRHYFLDSEGKILFESFGVLEPAGFFTLLDEADLNSDD, from the coding sequence ATGAAAACCTTTATAACAACTCTGTTTTTAGCCTCTTCTTTGTTCGGATTTGTAACAGACAAATGGCTGCATGATTATGATAAAGCCCTCAGTCTGGCACAAAAAGAGCAGAAAAATATCTACCTCTTTGTTGGAGCGGACAAATGCCACTTTTGCAAAAGATTTAAAGAGACAACACTTTCTCAAAAAAAAGTCATCAACAAACTGCGTCAGAACTATATTCTCTTATATCTTTCCCGTGACCGGCACTTTATTCCAAAAAAATTCCAGAGATTCGGCGTTCCAAGGCACTATTTTCTTGATTCAGAGGGAAAAATTTTATTTGAAAGTTTCGGAGTGCTTGAGCCCGCAGGCTTTTTTACTCTTCTTGATGAAGCTGATTTAAATTCAGACGACTAA
- a CDS encoding molybdopterin oxidoreductase family protein — MGNIETIDSVCTYCGVGCDIAADVDVKENKIKKIYAHPDGVVSQGKLCIKGKYGFDFVDAEDRLRTPRIRKSFLEKNPTIKDVIAKSLVDLDETWYECDLEAATTACALKLKEIQAQYGRKSVASIGGARTSCESSYLFQKFTRHTLNSPHVDNCARVCHSPSLKGMRVTIGEGAATNPYNDIYNTEFMIVIGSNTTEAHPIIANRILDVAREHDNLAVFDVREIKLHRFAKYKAIMPHEANLLILNMLAYVIIDEELYDESFIADRTKGFLAFKEKILSDPYANPDYFNELEGYEYLAKMVRKVAREYALKKSMIFWGLGITEHLDGSYAVMAITHLALMTGNIGKVGAGLMPLRGQNNVQGTCDMGMLPYYDPDYQEPKEVGLMTPQLVDEMLEDRLKAVLNIGEDLTHIHPNLNKVDKAFEHLELLFVQELFMTDVANRADIVVGVKSAYEKTGVYVNAMRRLHLSQPLVKSDLPDDWEVLQMLDNKMGGDANYASSKDVWDEVREVAYRRFSGADYHRLEKHRKRGLQWPVHTEDTPILHQLDFRTEDGYGYFVYHQYKLRGMVKEIQNKSLKGYHLTTGRTLAHYNNAAQTKRSPKLNDRYEEDILLVYEGDADDFVSEKVILKSEWGQTNPLRVKITDKVQPKTLFATFHHAESKINNLFGDKSDELILTAAFKSVQVEVINC; from the coding sequence ATGGGAAATATAGAAACAATAGACAGTGTATGTACATACTGCGGTGTAGGCTGTGATATAGCAGCAGATGTGGATGTAAAAGAGAATAAAATAAAAAAAATATATGCACACCCTGACGGAGTGGTTTCTCAGGGAAAGCTTTGTATAAAAGGCAAATACGGATTTGATTTTGTAGATGCCGAGGACAGACTGCGTACACCTCGAATTCGTAAAAGCTTTTTAGAGAAGAACCCGACTATTAAAGATGTTATTGCTAAGTCTTTGGTGGATCTTGATGAAACGTGGTATGAATGTGATTTAGAGGCGGCAACGACTGCCTGTGCACTCAAACTGAAAGAGATTCAAGCACAGTACGGTCGCAAATCTGTGGCTTCCATCGGTGGGGCGAGAACATCTTGTGAGAGTTCTTACCTTTTTCAAAAATTTACCCGTCATACGCTCAATTCTCCGCATGTCGATAACTGTGCGCGTGTATGTCACTCTCCTTCTCTCAAAGGAATGCGTGTAACCATAGGTGAGGGTGCGGCAACAAATCCTTATAATGATATTTACAATACCGAGTTTATGATAGTGATTGGTTCAAATACGACAGAGGCACATCCTATTATCGCAAATCGTATTCTTGATGTAGCCCGTGAACATGATAATTTGGCAGTATTTGATGTGCGGGAAATAAAATTGCATAGATTTGCAAAATATAAAGCGATTATGCCACATGAAGCCAATCTGCTGATTTTAAATATGCTAGCCTATGTCATAATAGATGAAGAGTTATATGATGAGAGTTTTATAGCAGACAGAACCAAAGGATTTTTAGCATTTAAAGAAAAAATATTGAGTGATCCGTATGCGAATCCTGATTATTTTAATGAGCTTGAAGGGTATGAATATCTGGCGAAAATGGTACGCAAAGTAGCACGTGAATATGCACTGAAAAAATCTATGATATTTTGGGGATTAGGTATCACAGAGCATTTGGATGGTAGTTATGCAGTGATGGCCATCACACACTTGGCGCTTATGACAGGCAATATCGGTAAAGTGGGTGCAGGACTGATGCCGTTGCGTGGGCAAAATAATGTTCAGGGAACTTGTGATATGGGTATGTTGCCCTATTATGACCCAGATTATCAAGAGCCAAAAGAGGTGGGGCTTATGACGCCGCAACTTGTCGATGAGATGTTAGAAGACAGACTCAAAGCAGTACTTAATATCGGCGAAGACTTAACACACATTCATCCAAATTTAAACAAAGTAGACAAAGCTTTTGAACACCTTGAACTGCTTTTTGTACAAGAACTTTTTATGACGGATGTCGCAAATCGGGCAGATATTGTCGTGGGTGTGAAATCAGCGTATGAAAAAACCGGTGTTTATGTCAATGCAATGCGAAGACTGCATCTTTCGCAACCGCTTGTAAAATCCGATTTGCCTGATGATTGGGAAGTATTGCAAATGCTTGACAATAAAATGGGTGGAGATGCAAACTATGCAAGCTCAAAAGATGTCTGGGATGAGGTACGGGAAGTTGCCTACAGACGTTTTAGCGGAGCAGACTATCATAGGCTTGAAAAACACCGTAAACGAGGTTTGCAATGGCCTGTGCATACGGAAGATACACCAATTTTACACCAGTTGGATTTTAGAACAGAGGACGGATATGGATACTTTGTATATCATCAGTATAAACTTCGAGGTATGGTGAAAGAGATACAAAATAAATCTCTTAAAGGCTACCATCTTACAACAGGAAGAACACTCGCACACTATAATAATGCCGCCCAGACAAAACGAAGTCCAAAGCTCAATGACAGATATGAAGAAGATATATTGTTAGTGTATGAAGGCGATGCCGATGATTTTGTCAGTGAAAAGGTCATACTCAAAAGTGAATGGGGACAAACGAATCCGCTTAGAGTAAAAATTACAGACAAAGTTCAGCCAAAAACGCTTTTTGCAACCTTTCACCATGCTGAGTCTAAAATAAACAATCTCTTTGGAGACAAGAGTGATGAACTTATTTTAACGGCTGCATTTAAGTCTGTTCAAGTTGAAGTAATAAATTGCTAA
- a CDS encoding rhodanese-like domain-containing protein, protein MKKLFLIITLLSTNLLMADIANKMVLIKEARKVVGEMPAKQLKTLLDEGEDVIVLDVRESEQRAEGDIPYDEFNKENFIAITRGNLEWKVAQKIKDPDALIVTFCRSGGRGALAAEVLRKMGYKHATTLKGGLKGWVKAGYPVKTGLGELVLTKQ, encoded by the coding sequence ATGAAAAAATTGTTCCTAATCATTACATTGTTGAGTACAAATCTGCTTATGGCAGATATTGCAAACAAAATGGTGCTTATCAAAGAAGCCAGGAAAGTTGTAGGAGAAATGCCGGCAAAACAACTTAAAACTTTACTTGATGAAGGTGAAGATGTTATTGTTCTGGATGTCAGAGAGAGCGAGCAAAGAGCAGAGGGGGATATTCCCTATGATGAATTCAACAAGGAAAACTTTATAGCTATTACCCGTGGCAATCTGGAATGGAAAGTGGCTCAAAAGATCAAAGACCCTGATGCCCTCATAGTAACATTTTGCCGTAGTGGAGGAAGAGGTGCTTTGGCAGCAGAAGTGCTTAGAAAAATGGGTTACAAACATGCAACAACACTCAAAGGCGGACTCAAAGGCTGGGTAAAAGCCGGATACCCTGTAAAAACAGGTTTGGGTGAACTTGTATTAACCAAGCAATAG
- a CDS encoding ArsR/SmtB family transcription factor, with translation MLDMQQKIKIFKALGNETRFLIFKNVFTGGYTCSLDKKDPNVKVSPHATCVSTIAEHFDFSLPTISKHLKELREAGIITMEKKSNKIYIEPNMETIRELGSCFNTLVENFDANRELFFS, from the coding sequence ATGCTAGATATGCAACAAAAAATCAAGATATTCAAGGCACTGGGGAATGAAACGCGTTTTTTAATTTTTAAAAATGTTTTTACCGGTGGCTATACATGTTCGCTTGACAAAAAAGATCCGAATGTCAAAGTCAGCCCGCATGCGACCTGTGTAAGCACAATTGCAGAGCATTTTGACTTTTCTCTGCCTACAATCTCCAAACATCTCAAAGAGCTTCGTGAAGCAGGCATTATTACGATGGAAAAAAAATCAAATAAAATTTATATAGAGCCAAATATGGAAACAATCCGCGAACTCGGCAGTTGCTTCAACACTCTGGTTGAAAACTTCGATGCCAACAGAGAACTTTTTTTCAGTTAA
- a CDS encoding homoserine dehydrogenase produces MIKVGIIGVGTVGTSVAQILKENADVISARAGVDIVVKSGVVKNLQKERGLDITLTDNVDDIINDEEIDIVVELMGGVEEPFEVVKRALKAGKSVVTANKALLAYHRYELQEIAKDKAFEFEASVAGGIPIITALRDGLSANHIESIVGIMNGTCNYMMTKMTNEGVAYDDILKESQELGYAEADPTFDVGGYDAAHKLLILASIAYGIDAKPEDILIEGIQNVTQDDISFAKEFGYAIKLLGIAKKDKNEVELRVHACLIKQEEMIAKIDGVMNGISVVGDKVGETLYYGPGAGGDATASAVVANIIDIARSGKSTPMLGFNRPMEGSQLTLKPTEKIRSKYYLRINVSDRAGVLAGLTKIFEQNDISIETMLQRPTENASANLLISTHTALEKDIQNMMNEIEQLDFVNAKPAMIRIV; encoded by the coding sequence ATGATAAAAGTCGGAATAATAGGCGTAGGAACTGTAGGAACAAGTGTAGCGCAGATTTTAAAAGAGAATGCTGATGTGATTTCTGCCCGTGCGGGTGTTGATATTGTTGTCAAAAGTGGTGTGGTTAAAAATCTTCAAAAAGAGAGAGGTTTGGATATAACACTCACAGACAATGTGGATGATATTATTAATGATGAAGAGATAGACATTGTTGTAGAGTTGATGGGCGGAGTGGAAGAGCCTTTTGAAGTTGTCAAGCGTGCACTCAAAGCCGGAAAATCTGTTGTGACTGCAAACAAAGCACTTTTGGCATATCATCGGTACGAACTCCAAGAGATTGCCAAAGACAAAGCTTTTGAGTTTGAAGCGAGTGTCGCCGGCGGTATTCCTATCATTACAGCACTTCGTGACGGTCTTTCAGCCAATCATATAGAGTCAATAGTGGGTATTATGAACGGTACATGTAACTACATGATGACGAAAATGACAAATGAGGGTGTGGCCTATGATGACATACTCAAAGAGTCTCAGGAACTCGGATATGCCGAGGCGGACCCTACTTTTGACGTGGGCGGATATGATGCAGCGCATAAACTGCTTATATTGGCTTCGATTGCCTATGGCATTGACGCGAAACCTGAAGATATTCTCATAGAAGGTATACAAAATGTTACACAGGATGATATATCTTTTGCAAAAGAGTTCGGCTATGCCATCAAGCTTTTGGGTATTGCAAAAAAAGACAAAAATGAAGTTGAGTTGCGTGTGCATGCCTGTTTAATCAAACAAGAGGAGATGATAGCAAAGATAGACGGTGTGATGAACGGTATCTCTGTTGTAGGTGACAAAGTAGGTGAAACATTGTATTATGGACCAGGTGCAGGTGGTGATGCGACAGCTTCAGCAGTTGTGGCAAACATTATAGATATTGCTAGAAGTGGAAAATCGACTCCTATGCTCGGATTTAACAGACCGATGGAAGGGAGTCAGCTCACGCTCAAGCCAACTGAAAAAATCAGATCCAAATACTACCTGAGAATCAATGTTTCAGACAGAGCAGGCGTGCTTGCCGGATTGACAAAAATTTTTGAACAAAATGATATTTCGATTGAGACAATGCTGCAGCGTCCGACAGAAAACGCAAGTGCAAATCTTCTTATATCGACACATACAGCTTTGGAAAAAGACATTCAAAATATGATGAATGAAATAGAACAGCTTGATTTTGTCAATGCAAAGCCTGCTATGATCAGGATTGTATAA
- a CDS encoding DsrE family protein, which produces MKKILLIVSLLFSLVQAEDESAKVVYDLTTKNLAKFERNILKGIVFNKTLYANQLKELDVAVVIHGGAYRFFVQDLDSTIFKNDDKLQKMYKELKKRIASMADTYDVEFLMCGAAMQRNKLTKKDIVPFVTIIPNSTIGLINKQNEGYAYIPVGD; this is translated from the coding sequence ATGAAAAAAATACTATTGATTGTAAGTTTGCTGTTTAGTCTGGTTCAGGCTGAAGATGAAAGTGCAAAAGTGGTGTATGATTTGACAACAAAAAACCTGGCAAAATTTGAAAGAAATATACTCAAGGGAATTGTTTTTAACAAAACACTCTATGCAAACCAACTCAAAGAACTTGATGTTGCTGTCGTTATTCACGGAGGCGCCTATAGATTTTTTGTACAGGATTTAGACAGCACAATCTTTAAAAATGATGACAAACTGCAAAAAATGTATAAAGAACTTAAAAAACGTATTGCTTCTATGGCAGACACCTATGATGTAGAGTTTTTGATGTGTGGGGCAGCAATGCAGCGAAACAAGCTTACAAAAAAAGACATTGTACCTTTTGTAACAATCATTCCTAATTCAACCATAGGCCTCATCAATAAACAAAATGAGGGATATGCCTATATTCCGGTAGGAGACTAG